The Aestuariibaculum lutulentum genome segment TTCAACTTGTTTTTATATCATGTGTTTTAACAGGTTGTATTAAAAAAACGGATAATTCCCAACCTAATATTGTTATCATTTATGCAGACGATATGGGTTATGGTGATTTGAATATACAAAATCCAAATTCAAAAATACCGACGCCTCATTTAGATAATCTAGCTAGTGAAGGTATACGTTTTACAGATGCACATAGCTCTTCAGGGATATGTTCTCCAAGTCGTTTTGCGCTTTTAACCGGCACATATCATTGGCGCAGGCAACATGGAATTGTTGGATCTTTTGGTAAACCGTTTTTTAAGGATTCTGATGTAACACTTCCTCAGGTATTAAAAACCAAGGATTACACTACAGCATGCATTGGCAAATGGCATTTAGGCTGGGATTGGCAGTTGAAACAGGAATCTCAATCAAAGGAGGGAAAAGTTAATGAGTATTTACCTGAAGATATAGATTGGAGTCAACCCATAAAAGGTGGGCCTTTAGATCGAGGTTTTGATTATTATTTTGGTGACGGCACCATTAATTTTCCACCATATACCTGGGTTGAAAACGACAAAGTTCTTGAAGTTCCAACAGAAACGATGACTCGTGAAAACATAGGTTTTGAAATTAAAGAAGGGAAATGGGAATTTCGTCCCGGACCAAGAGTCAAGGGGTGGAATCCTTATAATGTATTACCCACACTAACAAGGAAGACTACAGAATGGATTAATAAACAAAAAGGAAACCAACCATTCTTTTTGTACTTTGCTTTACCATCACCACATGCACCTATTATTCCTAATGATGAATTTGATGGAAAATCGAAGGCAGGCGCTTATGGCGATTATATGGTTCAAACCGATTGGGTTGTTGGACAAGTTTTGAAAGCTTTAAAGAATAATGGTTTTGAAGATAATACCATTGTTATTTTTAGTGCCGATAATGGCCCTGAACATTATGCCTGGCAACGTGCTGTAGAATACGATCACTATAGTATGGGAAAATTTAGAGGTTTAAAACGAGATGTTTGGGAAGGTGGACACCATGTGCCTCTTATTATGAAATGGCCAGATCATATTAAAGCCAGTTTGGTAACAAATGAAGTAGTTTCTCAAGTGGATATTATGGCTACGTTGTCAAAAATTGTCGGTGCCGATTTGCCTGATAAGGCAGCTCCTGATAGTTATAATCTGCTACCACTTTTAAATGGTGAAGAATACCAAAAGCCACTTCGCGAAGCAACAGTTCATAACACGTTTGATTCTAAGTGGGGAATTAGAAATGGCGATTGGATATATATAAATAGTTCATCTGGAGGACATCGTGATATGCCCGAAGCATTTAAAAATTCAACAGGATATACCGATTTCGACACTGAAGGCATCCTGTTTAATATGAAGAATGATCCAGAGCAACGTACTAATCTTTATAATGAATATCCCGAAAAAATTAAAGAATTAGAAGCGCTACTTGAAACATATCGCAACCAAGGATTTTCCGTTAATAGAACAACTACTAGCTCAAAATA includes the following:
- a CDS encoding sulfatase family protein, giving the protein MRVLKIIQLVFISCVLTGCIKKTDNSQPNIVIIYADDMGYGDLNIQNPNSKIPTPHLDNLASEGIRFTDAHSSSGICSPSRFALLTGTYHWRRQHGIVGSFGKPFFKDSDVTLPQVLKTKDYTTACIGKWHLGWDWQLKQESQSKEGKVNEYLPEDIDWSQPIKGGPLDRGFDYYFGDGTINFPPYTWVENDKVLEVPTETMTRENIGFEIKEGKWEFRPGPRVKGWNPYNVLPTLTRKTTEWINKQKGNQPFFLYFALPSPHAPIIPNDEFDGKSKAGAYGDYMVQTDWVVGQVLKALKNNGFEDNTIVIFSADNGPEHYAWQRAVEYDHYSMGKFRGLKRDVWEGGHHVPLIMKWPDHIKASLVTNEVVSQVDIMATLSKIVGADLPDKAAPDSYNLLPLLNGEEYQKPLREATVHNTFDSKWGIRNGDWIYINSSSGGHRDMPEAFKNSTGYTDFDTEGILFNMKNDPEQRTNLYNEYPEKIKELEALLETYRNQGFSVNRTTTSSK